In the Chlorobium limicola DSM 245 genome, one interval contains:
- the adk gene encoding adenylate kinase: MRIILLGAPGAGKGTQAHYISKALDIPQISTGDMLRAAVKAETPVGLEAKKVMDAGQLVSDDIILALVKERLKNADCSNGCLFDGFPRTLAQAEALKKDGVGIDHVVEIDVADSEIITRMSGRRVHLSSGRTYHVLFNPPKQEGLDDETGEPLVQRADDEEDTVRKRLEIYHNQTAPLIEYYSGWASESIENAPRYRKIKGTGSVEEIRDRILGVLTSC, from the coding sequence ATGAGAATTATTTTACTGGGAGCTCCGGGAGCCGGCAAAGGAACACAGGCACATTATATATCAAAAGCACTCGACATACCCCAAATTTCAACCGGCGATATGCTGCGGGCAGCAGTTAAAGCCGAAACTCCGGTCGGTCTTGAAGCAAAAAAAGTCATGGATGCCGGACAGCTTGTTTCGGACGATATCATTCTTGCACTCGTAAAAGAGCGCCTGAAAAATGCCGACTGTTCAAACGGTTGTCTGTTCGACGGCTTTCCCCGTACCCTTGCGCAGGCTGAAGCCCTGAAAAAAGATGGAGTAGGAATCGACCATGTCGTTGAAATCGATGTTGCAGACAGTGAAATCATAACCCGTATGAGTGGAAGGCGAGTTCATCTCTCTTCGGGAAGAACCTATCATGTGCTGTTCAATCCTCCAAAACAGGAGGGACTCGATGATGAAACCGGCGAGCCGCTTGTACAAAGAGCTGATGATGAAGAGGATACCGTCAGAAAACGTCTTGAGATTTACCACAACCAAACAGCTCCGCTTATCGAGTATTACAGCGGATGGGCATCGGAAAGTATCGAAAATGCTCCGAGATACCGGAAAATAAAAGGAACCGGCAGCGTTGAAGAGATCCGCGACCGTATTCTCGGAGTCCTGACCTCCTGTTAA
- a CDS encoding winged helix-turn-helix domain-containing protein, whose protein sequence is MSETNEIDVRYDHQLLDKVIHARIRFAALAYLYSANQASFVEIREQIRATDGNLSVHMRKLEVAGYISCDKEFLARKPQTIYSITPVGKEAFLRYREHLGSFFGNEYILEIA, encoded by the coding sequence ATGAGCGAAACCAATGAAATTGATGTCAGATACGACCATCAACTGCTTGACAAAGTAATTCATGCCAGAATCCGCTTTGCGGCTCTTGCCTATCTTTATTCTGCAAATCAGGCTTCATTCGTAGAAATCCGGGAGCAGATCAGAGCTACAGACGGAAATTTGAGCGTTCACATGCGCAAACTTGAAGTCGCAGGGTACATCAGCTGCGATAAGGAGTTCCTTGCACGTAAACCTCAGACCATCTATAGTATCACGCCTGTCGGAAAGGAAGCTTTTTTGCGGTACCGGGAGCATTTGGGCTCTTTTTTTGGTAATGAGTATATTTTGGAGATTGCCTGA
- the priA gene encoding replication restart helicase PriA gives MQARLVVDRLFRGDPATLPVPESLEKEIQVGSMVLIALQNRTETLCPGYVLELFPDTGDDHSGPVIADLLYGGVPVLRQSLIRLALWMADYYLTSPLDTIIACLPSAVRTTVNDVAELNSFQLKPAEGKTVSTPLRRSILQLLANEKKLSLRQLQKRLGKKQLYRTLSELEKGGYISLQKKFATTRPKQKTAYSLTAAPPEYPEKLLGNAPRQLEAYRALATLGDSPGFAEVLGFSSALLNELVKKGVAEKTTVEIRSNFRNTYSESPKNPERPTAAQADALNTLEKAVEKKQFNTFLLHGVTGSGKTLVYIELLKRVLASGKTAIVLVPEISLTPQTAGRFRQHFHDDITILHSAMSDQEKYDAWHSLRNGRTKIALGARSTIFAPLENIGVIIVDEEHDGAYKQDRNPRYHARDTAVMRAMFENAICVLGSATPSFESYQNARAGKYQLIDLPERIDGATMPMITLIAMREAPKATASISDRLYREIRKRLEKNEQVILLQNRRGFAGSLFCLECGHTPVCKYCNIPLVYHATEKQLRCHYCGHTQIFTEQCGRCNSTRLFYKSSGTERIEEELKTLFPEETILRMDIDTTSAKGSHGRILKAFHEKKSRILLGTQMVAKGLDFPDVTLVGVLMADIGLNIPDFRASERMYSLLTQVSGRSGRASIPGEVYLQVYNLDNEVYRALLDGSYKKFFEREMALRKLLRYPPASRLVKFEFSSTDEKKAEEAASSFKEKLETHLPAEKVMLLGPAPAGIAKLKNRYRFQLLLKIFTGKLSPAFIRYHLDALLASYRNAKLSVTIDVDPQNLM, from the coding sequence TTGCAGGCACGACTTGTCGTAGACAGACTTTTCAGAGGTGATCCGGCAACCCTCCCGGTACCTGAATCCCTTGAAAAGGAGATACAAGTCGGAAGCATGGTGCTGATTGCGTTGCAGAACAGAACGGAAACACTCTGCCCCGGCTATGTTCTTGAACTTTTTCCGGATACAGGCGATGACCATTCCGGACCGGTCATCGCTGACCTTCTCTACGGAGGGGTGCCCGTTCTGCGGCAAAGTCTTATACGGCTCGCCCTCTGGATGGCCGATTACTATCTCACATCCCCGCTTGACACCATCATCGCCTGTCTCCCGTCCGCCGTCAGAACAACCGTTAACGACGTAGCCGAACTGAACAGCTTTCAGCTCAAACCGGCTGAAGGTAAAACAGTCAGCACTCCGCTTCGCCGCTCGATTCTGCAGCTGCTTGCCAATGAAAAAAAGCTCTCCCTGCGTCAACTGCAGAAACGCCTTGGGAAAAAACAACTGTACCGGACTCTGTCTGAACTCGAAAAAGGCGGCTACATCTCTTTGCAGAAAAAATTCGCAACCACACGGCCAAAACAGAAAACAGCCTACAGCCTGACAGCCGCACCTCCCGAATATCCCGAAAAACTTCTCGGCAATGCTCCCAGACAACTCGAAGCCTACAGAGCGCTGGCGACTCTCGGAGACTCCCCTGGCTTTGCCGAAGTGCTTGGATTTTCGTCGGCGCTCCTCAACGAACTGGTAAAAAAAGGTGTCGCAGAAAAAACAACGGTCGAAATCAGAAGTAATTTCCGCAACACCTATTCCGAATCCCCTAAAAATCCTGAACGGCCTACCGCTGCACAGGCAGACGCTCTGAACACTCTGGAAAAAGCTGTTGAGAAAAAGCAGTTCAATACATTCCTTCTGCACGGCGTTACCGGAAGCGGAAAAACACTGGTCTATATCGAACTGCTGAAAAGAGTGCTCGCTTCGGGAAAAACCGCGATCGTTCTTGTACCCGAAATATCCCTGACTCCTCAAACCGCCGGTCGCTTCCGACAACACTTCCATGACGATATAACCATTCTGCACAGCGCCATGAGCGACCAGGAAAAATATGACGCCTGGCACAGCCTCAGGAATGGTCGCACAAAAATCGCTCTCGGAGCGCGTTCCACCATATTTGCCCCGCTCGAAAATATAGGCGTCATAATTGTCGATGAAGAGCATGACGGCGCCTATAAACAGGATCGTAACCCGCGCTATCATGCAAGAGATACGGCCGTCATGCGGGCAATGTTTGAAAATGCCATCTGCGTTCTTGGTTCGGCAACGCCCTCCTTCGAATCGTATCAGAACGCTCGGGCCGGCAAATACCAGCTGATCGATCTGCCTGAAAGGATAGATGGAGCCACAATGCCCATGATCACCCTGATTGCAATGCGTGAAGCGCCCAAAGCCACTGCATCGATTTCCGACCGACTTTACCGTGAAATCAGAAAACGGCTCGAAAAAAACGAACAGGTTATCCTGCTGCAGAACAGAAGAGGATTTGCCGGAAGTCTCTTCTGCCTTGAATGCGGCCATACGCCCGTATGCAAATACTGCAACATCCCGCTGGTTTACCATGCAACCGAAAAGCAGCTGCGATGCCACTACTGCGGCCACACGCAAATCTTTACCGAACAGTGCGGCAGATGCAACTCCACCAGACTCTTCTATAAAAGCAGCGGAACGGAAAGGATCGAAGAGGAATTGAAAACCCTCTTTCCGGAAGAAACGATACTTCGGATGGACATCGACACCACATCGGCCAAAGGATCGCACGGTCGAATTCTGAAGGCGTTTCATGAAAAAAAATCCCGAATTCTGCTGGGCACCCAGATGGTTGCGAAAGGTCTTGATTTCCCCGACGTTACCCTTGTGGGTGTGCTGATGGCCGACATCGGTCTGAACATACCTGACTTCCGCGCTTCGGAACGCATGTACTCGCTGCTGACCCAGGTCTCGGGAAGATCCGGAAGAGCATCGATACCCGGAGAAGTCTATCTCCAGGTCTACAACCTTGACAACGAGGTTTACCGCGCCCTGCTTGACGGCAGCTACAAAAAATTTTTCGAGCGCGAAATGGCACTCAGAAAACTGCTCCGTTACCCTCCTGCATCGAGGCTGGTAAAATTCGAATTCTCATCAACCGATGAAAAAAAAGCAGAAGAGGCCGCATCATCCTTCAAGGAAAAACTCGAAACCCACCTGCCTGCCGAAAAAGTCATGCTGCTCGGCCCCGCTCCG
- the rlmN gene encoding 23S rRNA (adenine(2503)-C(2))-methyltransferase RlmN — protein sequence MQQTLPNIKDFTKPELIRAITSLGEPAYRAAQLHQWLFSHRTRSFDDITIINLALRQKLSSIYSIRTATLDDCRQEYRDDHEIPTTKFLVRMHDDETVEAVLIPAENRITACISSQAGCSLHCSFCATGKTGFRRNLTSGEMTDQVFLLNDHLAEHYGQTITNIVFMGMGEPLLNMTHVLDAIETLSNHNYRYSLSQRKISISTAGIIPQIDLLARLPHKVKLAVSLHSAIQTNRESIMPAAREYPLPALKKSLAEYNRLSGQPVTLVYMLLRDINDSPEDAKALVKFAKSLFCKINLIDYNAIVNIKFKPVYTGKSELFLRSLLDSGLQVTVRKSHGASINAACGQLVTESRLHLPEEPH from the coding sequence ATGCAGCAGACGTTACCGAACATAAAGGATTTCACAAAACCCGAGTTGATCCGGGCCATTACATCTCTGGGCGAACCGGCATATCGCGCAGCTCAGCTGCATCAGTGGCTCTTCAGTCACCGTACCCGCAGTTTTGACGACATAACGATCATCAATCTTGCGCTCCGCCAAAAACTTTCATCCATCTACTCCATCCGTACGGCAACCCTTGACGATTGCCGCCAGGAATACCGGGATGATCATGAAATACCGACCACGAAATTTCTGGTCAGAATGCATGACGACGAAACCGTCGAAGCTGTATTGATTCCTGCCGAAAACAGAATAACTGCATGCATATCCAGTCAGGCAGGCTGTTCGTTGCACTGCTCATTCTGTGCAACAGGAAAAACAGGTTTCAGGAGAAATCTCACCTCCGGAGAGATGACCGATCAGGTCTTTCTGCTCAACGATCATCTTGCTGAACACTATGGACAAACAATAACAAATATCGTTTTTATGGGCATGGGGGAACCCCTGCTCAACATGACGCATGTTCTTGACGCGATCGAAACCCTCAGCAATCACAATTACCGATACAGCCTCTCTCAGCGAAAAATTTCCATCTCGACCGCCGGCATCATTCCCCAAATCGATCTGCTTGCCCGTTTGCCTCATAAAGTGAAGCTCGCAGTTTCTCTTCATTCCGCGATTCAGACAAACCGTGAATCCATCATGCCCGCAGCCAGGGAATATCCCCTCCCTGCCCTCAAAAAATCACTTGCGGAATACAACCGACTTTCCGGACAACCGGTAACTCTGGTCTATATGCTGCTCAGGGATATCAACGATTCGCCTGAGGATGCGAAAGCACTTGTCAAATTCGCAAAAAGCCTTTTCTGTAAAATTAATTTGATTGATTATAATGCAATCGTTAATATTAAATTCAAGCCCGTTTATACTGGAAAGAGTGAGCTCTTTTTGCGCTCTCTTCTCGATTCAGGGCTGCAGGTAACTGTCAGAAAAAGTCACGGAGCTTCTATCAATGCCGCCTGCGGACAGTTGGTCACTGAGAGCAGGCTGCATCTCCCTGAAGAACCGCATTAA